Proteins encoded together in one Acanthochromis polyacanthus isolate Apoly-LR-REF ecotype Palm Island chromosome 12, KAUST_Apoly_ChrSc, whole genome shotgun sequence window:
- the sqlea gene encoding squalene monooxygenase: MWTFLGIASFTYLYKKSDTVLSLAQRELLIAAILLLSAGLLLSYIRYFHWQKLRVSQVLNLPLSLLSFLPVINHLIPQTATQRSETAENNSKRTRRRRVGTESSHSASACSSRCSEPDVVIVGAGVLGSAMAAVLARDGRKVVVVERDLKEPDRIVGELLQPGGYRALRDLGLEGSVEGLDAHLVNGYVIHDIESGSEVEVPYPQEETSIQCGRAFHHGRFITGLRKTALAEPNVTFIEGTVTSLQEEDGCVTGVQYKNKETGDIKEIHAALTVVADGCFSKFRKSLGSGKARVSSHFVGCLMKDCPQFKANHAELVLANPSPVLIYQISSLHTRVLVDIRGEMPRNLPEYMAEKIHPQLPEHLKEPFMVALQNDRLRSMPASFLPPSPVNKPGVLLLGDAYNMRHPLTGGGMSVALNDVRIWRSLLSNIPDLYDDVAMLKAKKKFHWQRKSSHSFVVNVLAQALYELFAATDNSLHELRKACFQYFKLGGECIAGPVGLLSVLTPKPMTLIGHFFAVAMYAIYVNFKSESWSTKPRALFKSAAILYRACTVMFPLIYSELKYLVY, translated from the exons ATGTGGACTTTCCTGGGAATAGCGAGCTTCACATACCTTTATAAAAAGTCCGACACAGTCCTGAGTTTGGCTCAGAGAGAGCTGCTGATCGCTGCAATCTTATTACTGAGTGCCGGGCTGCTGCTGTCTTATATCAGGTATTTTCACTGGCAGAAGCTCCGCGTCTCTCAGGTGCTTAATTTGCCGCTGagccttttgtcttttttacctGTTATCAACCACTTAATCCCTCAAACTGCAACACAGAGGAGCGAGACAGCAGAGAACAACAGTAAAAG aacaaggagaagaagagTGGGAACAGAGTCCTCACATAGCGCCTCAGCCTGCAGCTCCAGATGCTCAGAGCCAGATGTGGTGATAGTTGGGGCCGGGGTCCTGGGCTCAGCCATGGCAGCTGTTCTGGCCCGGGATGGGAggaaggtggtggtggtggagaggGACCTGAAGGAGCCAGACAGGATAGTGGGGGAGCTGCTGCAGCCTGGAGGGTACAGAGCACTCAGAGACCTGGGACTGGAAG GTTCAGTCGAGGGTCTGGACGCCCATCTGGTTAACGGCTACGTGATCCACGACATCGAGAGCGGCTCAGAGGTGGAGGTTCCCTACCCCCAGGAAGAGACAAGCATCCAGTGTGGACGCGCTTTCCATCACGGTCGATTCATCACAGGCCTGAGGAAAACCGCTCTGGCTGAACCAAA TGTCACATTCATAGAAGGCACCGTGACCAGTCTGCAGGAAGAAGACGGCTGTGTAACTGGAGTCCAATACAAGAATAAAGAAACTGGAGACATCAAG GAGATCCATGCAGCTCTGACTGTGGTGGCTGACGGCTGTTTCTCCAAATTCAGGAAGAGTCTGGGCTCTGGGAAAGCTCGAGTCTCCTCTCACTTTGTGGGATGTCTTATGAAG GACTGTCCCCAGTTTAAGGCCAACCATGCTGAGCTGGTGCTGGCCAACCCCAGCCCGGTGCTCATCTACCAGATCTCCTCCTTACACACCAGAGTGTTGGTGGACATCAGGGGGGAGATGCCTCGCAACCTGCCAGAATACATGGCCGAGAAAATACACCCACAGCTGCCAG AGCATTTAAAGGAACCGTTCATGGTGGCACTGCAGAACGATCGACTCAGGTCCATGCCCGCCAgcttcctccctccatcccctgtcAACAAGCCAG GTGTGCTTCTCCTGGGCGATGCTTACAACATGAGGCACCCTCTGACGGGAGGAGGGATGAGTGTCGCTCTTAACGACGTTCGCATCTGGAGGAGTCTGCTCAGCAACATCCCAGATCTGTACGACGACGTGGCCATGCTGAAG GCAAAGAAAAAATTCCACTGGCAGCGCAAGTCATCACATTCCTTTGTGGTGAATGTGTTGGCCCAGGCCCTGTATGAGCTGTTTGCAGCCACCGACA ATTCTCTTCATGAGCTAAGAAAGGCCTGCTTCCAGTACTTTAAGCTCGGAGGGGAATGCATCGCTGGGCCTGTTGGACTCCTCTCAGT GTTGACACCCAAACCCATGACCCTTATTGGACACTTCTTCGCTGTGGCGATGTACGCAATCTACGTCAACTTCAAGTCTGAATCCTGGAGCACCAAACCTCGAGCTCTGTTTAAGAGCGCAGCCATCCTGTACCGAGCCTGCACAGTCATGTTTCCACTCATCTACTCCGAACTCAAGTACCTGGTCTACTGA
- the LOC110961988 gene encoding uncharacterized protein LOC110961988, with translation MAAQEEFFAGIPKIQYVPAAGPSDVMCFKHYNAGEVLMGRTMEDWLRFSVCYWHSFCGTGADPFGFPTLQRPWNHGTPMESARKRLHAAFEFFTKLGVKYYTFHDRDMAPEGSTLEESNRNLDEITDMALKLQNQTGIKVLWVTCNLFAHPRYMNGAATNPDGHVLAYAGAQVKKGLDIAKKLDAENFVFWGGREGFLSIHNTDVAAELKHMASFFKMAVKYKEKIGLKCQFLIEPKPKEPCKHQYDYDAMSVIGFLKHYGLESHFKLNIEPNHTTLAGHSYEHDVVMASAFGMLGSVDSNTGSPDLGWDTDQFPMDIRNTTLVMKTIIEQGGLQPGGLNFDAKVRRESTDLEDLFIAHIGAMDAFARGLRNAVRIIEDGILAGMLKERYSSFSHGLGQKVEDGSATLEEMEAFIKQNGEPKVTSGKQEKCETIFNHYI, from the exons ATGGCAGCGCAGGAGGAATTCTTTGCAG GCATCCCTAAGATCCAGtatgttccagctgctggaccCTCAGATGTCATGTGCTTCAAACACTACAATGCAGGAGAG GTTCTAATGGGGAGGACGATGGAGGACTGGCTGAGGTTCTCCGTCTGTTACTGGCACTCCTTCTGTGGAACTG GCGCCGATCCGTTCGGGTTTCCAACCCTCCAGCGGCCCTGGAATCACGGGACTCCCATGGAATCGGCCAGGAAGCGGCTCCATGCTGCATTTGAATTCTTCACCAAGCTTGGT gTGAAGTATTACACGTTTCAtgacag AGATATGGCCCCTGAGGGCTCCACATTGGAGGAGTCCAACAGGAATCTGGATGAAATCACAGATATGGCTCTGAAGCTGCAGAACCAGACTGGAATCAAGGTGCTGTGGGTCACCTGCAACCTCTTCGCTCACCCAAG GTATATGAACGGTGCAGCCACCAACCCAGACGGCCATGTGTTGGCCTACGCTGGTGCTCAGGTCAAGAAGGGCTTGGATATTGCCAAGAAGCTGGATGCAGAAAACTTTG TGTTTTGGGGAGGCAGAGAAGGTTTCctctccatccacaacactgatgtCGCTGCTGAGCTGAAGCACATGGCCAGCTTCTTCAAAATGGCCGTCA AGTACAAAGAGAAGATTGGGTTGAAGTGTCAGTTTCTTATTGAGCCCAAACCTAAGGAGCCCTGCAAACACCAGTACGACTACG ATGCCATGAGTGTTATAGGATTCCTTAAGCATTATGGTCTGGAGAGTCACTTTAAGTTGAACATTGAGCCCAACCACACCACCCTGGCAGGACACTCCTATGAGCATGATGTCGTCATGGCTTCTGC TTTTGGCATGCTGGGCTCGGTTGACTCAAACACTGGTTCTCCTGACTTGGGATGGGACACCGATCAGTTCCCCATGGACATCAGGAACACCACCTTGGTCATGAAG ACTATCATCGAACAAGGTGGCCTGCAGCCAGGAGGCCTGAACTTCGATGCGAAGGTTCGCCGAGAGTCCACTGACCTCGAGGACCTCTTCATCGCTCACATCGGAGCCATGGACGCCTTCGCAAGAGGACTCAGAAATGCTGTTCGCATCATTGAGGACGGGATTCTAGCTGGTATGCTGAAG GAGCGGTACTCAAGTTTCAGTCACGGCCTTGGACAGAAGGTGGAGGATGGTTCTGCCACCTTAGAGGAGATGGAG GCTTTCATCAAGCAGAACGGTGAACCGAAAGTAACTTCaggaaagcaggaaaaatgtgaGACCATCTTTAATCACtacatttaa
- the rnf144b gene encoding E3 ubiquitin-protein ligase RNF144B: MASRSPTLSREAVDSAPETPEAAAGPQPEPEIFCKLCLSEQPSAATKELQSCKCVFCTSCLQQYVQLAIMEGGGAPITCPDMTCQKTGVLLDSEIAGLAAADQAELYQRLKFEREVKLDPGKAWCPVLECQAVCSVQPSTEGQPAAVPCPTCGTVFCSGCRGPWQDGHTCPERQPIMSSASHESRARSDSDSDMPIKQCPTCDVYIERNQGCAQMLCKSCKHTFCWYCLQNLDGDIFLRHYDKGPCRNKLGHSRASVMWNRTQVVGILVGVSIIVLVTSPLLLLASPFILCCVCKPCRGKKKKKRKKDLSQPDSSTS, from the exons ATGGCCAGCAGGAGTCCCACCCTGAGCCGGGAAGCCGTGGATTCGGCTCCGGAGACACCTGAGGCTGCCGCTGGCCCCCAACCAGAGCCCGAGATCTTCTGCAAGCTGTGCCTCAGTGAGCAACCATCTGCAGCCACCAAGGAGCTGCAGAGCTGCAAGTGCGTCTTCTGTACATCG TGTTTGCAGCAGTATGTTCAGCTAGCCATAATGGAGGGTGGGGGTGCACCCATCACCTGCCCAGATATGACCTGCCAAAAGACTGGAGTGCTCCTGGACTCTGAG ATAGCTGGCCTGGCTGCAGCAGATCAGGCTGAGCTGTATCAGCGTCTGAAGTTTGAGAGAG AGGTGAAGCTGGACCCCGGTAAAGCCTGGTGCCCGGTGCTTGAATGCCAGGCGGTGTGCAGCGTGCAGCCGAGCACCGAGGGCCAACCTGCCGCTGTGCCCTGCCCGACCTGTGGCACCGTCTTCTGCTCGGGCTGCAGAGGACCGTGGCAGGACGGCCACACCTGCCCCGAGCGCCAGCCAATCATGTCCTCAGCCTCTCATGAAAGCAG GGCCCGCTCTGACAGTGACTCCGACATGCCCATCAAGCAGTGTCCTACGTGTGACGTCTACATCGAGAGGAACCAGGGCTGTGCACAGATGCTGTGTAAGAGCTGCAAACACACCTTCTGCTGGTACTGTCTGCAGAATCTGGAT GGTGATATCTTCCTGAGACATTATGATAAGGGACCGTGCAGAAACAAGCTGGGACACTCCAGGGCCTCGGTTATGTGGAACAGAACGCAG GTGGTGGGCATCCTGGTGGGGGTCAGCATCATTGTGCTGGTGACATCTCCTCTGCTCCTGCTGGCGTCGCCCTTCATCCTGTGCTGTGTGTGCAAGCCCTGcagagggaagaagaagaagaagaggaagaaggaccTCAGCCAGCCCGACTCCTCCACATCATAG